The stretch of DNA GTCAGTGGTGTCTTCTACACCGTGCCCGCTGTTGCCAGGCAACATTCCCCTGTTTGCCCAATCGCCCTGCTTGCCGGAATTGTGGTTAACGTCTCATGGTGGTACCGTGCCAGGGGACAGTCGGCCTCCATTCCTTTGGGAGAGGTGTCAGGCAGCGTTTTAGCTTTGTGGCCAAGCCGGTTCAGCCTGGTTGTCATACGCTGTCTCCCATCACACACTTCCTGCCTTCAACAAACTCTCACCCCGCCCAAAAACACAACCAATTGCTGCCCATAACCCCATCCATTACTGATGTGGGTCTccaagctgtttttattttcacctgtAATGACcttaaagtatttttaaattatatggatatgtcattaaaaataagtaTGTGCCTGTAGTAATCTCTGTTGCCACACGTATatatcatgatttttttttttttttttttgaaggagcAGCATTCTGGTTGTTCATCCTGAATTCTTCCTGGAGCAGAAACACTGTTacttaaacaaaaaatggcaataaatatgGAAGATGATCAGTCTTCTCAGGTCTCCAGTGGCCTCCAGAAAGCTTGTAGGTcgaaacagagacacagaaaaacGGAAATCAGTGCAGGCTGAAACTAACTGAACAGATGAGGCCAGGAGTGAGATTACATGCTTTCAGACTGAAGATCATTGATGCACATTTCTTACTTCTTACACAGACGTGCTAATGCACCATTTTCATTTGGTGGGAAAAAGTGATTTTGTTGTTATTCCCCTGAGGCTAAGTGCTCATtacctctgtttttctttctgatgtactcctctttttttctaaaatgattGTGTCTAGTTTATAGATAGTAGCTTATACTTCAAATaagttattttaataaaacaacagaagccTGTTTGGCTGGGTGTTTAAGAAGACGcaaagagagatggggggggggggggggggggggggatactgGCCTAATCTCCTTTTTACATAAGTGTATTAAGTGTACCATGCTGTAATCTTAAGACTTTACTGATGGAGTTGTCTTTGTGTATACATGTTGGTGATCCTGTTATATCTTGGTTTTATAAACCACAGTGATTTACGAAAGTCTAGACCTGACTCTGGGTTTTTATTTCAATTGTTCAAGGAACGGAATCATTTCATGGAGACCACATGCATAACCACATGAAAATCATAAATTGTTTATATCTGTATTTATTAGgaataagaacaaaaatataacattttataacattttgttGTACTGTTATCTCAatattacagcacagagcagagccaTATTGTATATCCTTCACAAATAGTGAAATATGCCACAGGGTCAAATGTATTGACATCTTTAAGTAATCTAGAAAGGACAGTATCAGAAATAGCCTACCACTTAAAGTCTGTAGCGTGCAAGGCAAGGTTGCGTGGCCAAAAATTGCCAAATTACATCTGAATTACAACTACGCATGGCTTTTTGCACATTCCCACGCCGGGTTTGTGTGTAGCTGACGCGCTCCTGAGGTGACGGTGTGACGCTCTGCTGACGCAAAGATGGCCGCGGCGCGCTGAGAGGAGTCCTGCGCATACAGGAAGTCCAGGCTGGCCGCTCATCTCTCCTGTTTTTCTTGCTTCTTactcttctcttttctccttaCTTCTTTGTCGGTATAATATACGTTAGCTCGCCTGAcatttattaacaaaaagaagaaTTAGGATGGTAATATGACACAGGGTAAAAAGAAACGGCCGAATCGCAGTCTGTtgcttgtgaaaaaaataattattaaggATGGAGGAACGGTGAGTGCCTGGATAAATATGTTTTGCTCAGAGATTGACAAGTAGCATGATATCTCACTGGTCGGTTACCTGTGTAAAGAATGTAGTGTCCCTTATGCAGTCAGGAAGCGCCAGCTTGTTAGTTAGCAAGCCTTGTTTACCTTTTAACGGTCCGtcagtgtgtatttttagcTGGCTAGGTAACCCCACGCTAAGTGGAAATGAGTGCAGAGCTGTCACCTCGGCTCGCACCCCGACACTGTAGTTTACAGGGGCTGGCTGTAGGTTGCTACTTAACTATAATTGCACGTAATCGCCTTTTTGAAACGCTGACAGCAATGCAGTTTATCCACATGATCGTAACTAACCTGGTTAGCTGTACAGCATTCTCGAAATGACAAAATTCACTTTGACATTATGTGTGCTACATGAAAGCAGCCAAAGGCgcatctctctgtctgcgcAGCCACAAGGCATCGGGTCTCCGAGCGTTTACCACGCTGTAATCGTCATATTTTTGGAATTCTTCGCCTGGGGTCTGCTGACAGCACCTACCTTAGTGGTAAGGATTCGTTTTTGTAATCTTCTACCCTACGTGAcgtttggttaaaaaaaaaaaaactaaaacaaaactcCCATGTAGCACCGTTTTGTTTGCCTACCTCCTCAGATTGCGTCATCGCTGCTTTTCTTTGTCACCTTTCTGCCCAGGTTTTGCATGAAACGTTCCCGAAACACACCTTCCTGATGAACGGTCTCATCCAGGGAGTAAAGGTAACTGCAGAACCCATTTCACTGCGTGTGTTACGCACTGCGTGTGTTACGCACTGCGTGTGTCCCGGTGCTGTGGAGCCCAGAGTTCTTAAATGAGCACAGGTGCATTTAAATAGCCTATTTTATGAGGAGTAGGAGGGTTTAGTGCTGATCATGATCACCTCAAATACAAGCCTGGGAAAAGTGTATCTGTAAGGCAAACACTTGGATCCAACATCTGTAGGAATACCCTCAGAGAGGCTCTTCCTGGAACTCCTCTGCTGTCAGAGGAAGCACAGAATCTGGGGTCTCATCTGCCATTAACTGTCTCTGCTCACATGAATGGAAACCGTGATGTCAGTGACAGAGCAGCTGAACTGTAGGGGAgagtgtttttatgttttttggttttgtcctCAGGGTCTGCTGTCCTTCCTGAGTGCCCCGTTAATCGGGGCTCTGTCAGACGTGTGGGGACGGAAGTCCTTCCTCTTGCTCACAGTCTTCTTCACCTGCGCCCCCATTCCGCTGATGAAGATCAGCCCCTGGTGAGTGAGCCCGCACACCTGGCACACCTGACACACCTGACACACGGACTCTGCCCGACCTCCACCTGTGTGTCTATGCAGAGTATGCAGCCGGGCCACTTTCTGACACACTCACTTTATCTGCTCCTGTGATATGCATACTCTGGTTAAGTGCACGTCAGCCCAGGCATGCGGAGGCATCTGGGGTTGACTGTACTAATAATCACTCACAAGGCTCTCACCTTTTACCAGGGAGAAGTGACAGGTCTAGATAAACATGTGATGTGCATTGCTGTAGTGGAACCTGAGTGAGAGTCATTAACGCAAGCCTGGCTCTGTTAGCTGTGTCTCCCTGCTGAAGGACTCCCTCTGAAGGACTCCCTCTGCAGCCTTTTAGGAACCATCTGATTAGACCCTGGGGGTGTGGAGGTGTTTCCCGAAGACTTTGAATATCCTGCTTGTGTTCTGCCCTAACCTGTGGAAACATAATGCATGacaccgtctctctctctctctctttctctctctctctctctcttcccccccccccccccccccgtgtttTAGGTGGTACTTTGCGGTGATCTCCGTGTCTGGCGTCTTCGCTGTCACCTTCTCGGTCGTGTTTGCTTACGTAGCTGACATCACCCAGGAACATGAGCGCAGTATGGCCTATGGGCTGGTATGTGCTCTCTGTTGCCGGAATGTTCTTTATGATGCAGGATGTGTCTTGGGGGTCACAGTAAGGTGCATATCATGACACATATGGTGAACTAAGTCACTGCAGAAAAATAAGCTCAGAAACGTTAGTGCTGGCAGTTTTCCACAGTCTGGATGTAAGCATTCCTCTTTGCCCACAGTTTAAAATTATGATTGCTATTTTAGTTTGTTAGCCCGTTCTTCTCCAGCCAGTACAAATGTCTTATTTACTTAAGCAGGGAACAAGCGTGGTTTGTAACGTTTCTCAGAACTACCCTGCTGAGTTGTGCCTCTCTTTCACTTTTGCTGCTGGGTCTGTAATGTGCCTGTCAGACCAGTTTCATTCCTAACAGGTTCTTATCATGTGTTTTTCTAAAGTGTTGATTCATCAGAAGTGGTTGCTCAGTCTGCTCTGCAGCTTGTGTCTGTCATGGGCAGCACGGTGGCACAGTGGCTAAAGAGCAGGTCTGATAGCCTGTAGGTTGCAGGTGCAGTCCCCCGGTGGGGCCCTGCTGTTGCACCTGTGCGCTTAACCTGACTTGAATCAGTAAGTATTCAgctatattacatttcattagtgtcatttagcagatgctcttatctagagggAGTTACACaggtttcatttttacatgttgcccatttatacagctggatatttgctgaggcagctctgggttaaattcaagggtacagcagcagtgtcccagcagggaattgaacgTGCAAgtttttggttacgagcccttcatcttaccactacgccacactgctgcccctggaTCAAATGCAAATTGCCCTCAGTAAGGTCATGTGCTAAACAGGCTGGTGTATAATCATATTTATTAACAAATGCTGATAATAATGAGTCAGTGTGGCACTGTTTATGCGCCAGTTGCGGTTAGTACTCTTTCCCTGGAGTGACTGTCCTCTCTCTGGCCCCCTGGCGGCCGCTGCAGGTCTCGGCCACCTTTGCGGGCAGCCTGGTGACGAGCCCCGCGATCGGGGCCTACCTGGGCCGGGCGTACGGCGACAGCCTGGTGGTGGTGCTGGCCTCGGCCATCGCTATGCTGGACATCTGCTTCATCCTGGTGGCGGTGCCCGAGTCACTGCCCGAGAAGATGAGGCCCGCCTCGTGGGGCGCGCCAATCTCCTGGGAGCAGGCCGACCCATTCGCTGTGAGTGcagtgggcggggccaggggcGGTGTTGGGCTGGGGAGCTGAGCTGTGAGGGGAGGGGATTGGGAGGAGTCAGAGGTGGGAGAGGGACGGGACAGGGCTGTGGAAGGGGAGGAGTCAAAGCTAGGGGGAGGGGTTATTTGTATACATAGCTGAATGGTGCATCTGATTGGGAAGTAGCCTCAGCCATGTGTCGGACCAGCCCTGATATGATGGGTCGCAGCAGTGCAGTTAATGGAGATTAGTGTGCCCAGGCCGCAGAGGGCAGCCCTGTTTGGTACACACTTGTTCTGCATGTGGTGAGACATGCATTCTTCATGCAAGCATTCTCCGTGGCTGCATGCATGTATCACCTTTGATTAGAGCGTGGTTATCAGCAGGTGTGTTAATAGGCAGATCAGTAATGGTTCACTCACCTGCAGAACCAGCTGATCCAGATGATCATACTGAGCTGTTTGGGGCCCCAcgctgctgctggctgtggtgTGTTTTGGGGGCGGTGTTGCGTGTCGTTTGAGGAACAGTGAGGCTTAGTGCAGAATGAGCAGGGGACAGATGTGGCGTAATGCTGCCACTGCCGCTCTACCCGCCGCGGTTTCCACGCGTTTGCACAGCCGTCACGCTGGCCACGTCCGAGCGCTCACAGCCTCACTGCGCATGCCGCACTGCAGGGTGTGTCACTGGGATCGCACCTGGTCTCGCTCTCAGGTCGCTCCCGTTGGTGTTCTCTCTGAAAGGCGTGTGCTATGTGCCTCAGGTTTCTCTCTGAAAGGCGTGTGCTATGTGCCTCAGGTTTCTCTCTGAAAGGCGTGTGCTATGTGCCTCAGGTTTCCCTCTGAAAGGCGTGTGCTATGTGCCTCAGGTTTCTCTCTGAAAGGCGTGTGCTATGTGCCTCAGGTTAGGTTGAGTGTTTTACCTGGCGCAGCCTTGCAGAGGCCTGTACTGGATGTGCTCACACCGGCCTCACCTCAGCTGCACTGCTGTCGGGGCGGGTCCATCCCTAAGGCACGCCTGACGAGCCTGAGACGGGCCTGAGACGGGCCTGAGACGGGCCAGAGACGGGCCAGAGACGGGCCAGAGACGGGCCTGAGTGTGCAGGCCAAACATCGGCTTTAAAGAGAACGCAGGAGTGTGGGCCATGATGCGAACAAGGAAAAAGGCATGAACGTTTACATTTCCTTAGGAAATACTTAAGGTGTCAGCAGCAGTTGTACAATAAGGTAGCAGTAACTCAGATGTCTGCCTTCAGGTACACAGACCGAACTCGGTCCTGTTCAGGTTCCACTGATTTTCGTGTTAATTTGAACATGGCTTTGGATGATGgaattgattttgaaatatagactctttctttgtttctctgtctggtATTACTGTAATCCCTCCCTACACTCCACCCTCCTCTCGGTCATATCGAGCCAGCGGTCCTCCACTGATGTGCCCGTGGCTGACTGTGCGATGCTGTCGGTCTCTCTCCGTAGTCTCTGAGGAAGGTCGGCCAGGACCCCACAGTCCTTCTCATCTGCATCACAGTATTCCTGTCCTACCTGCCTGAGGCAGGCCAGTACTCCAGCTTCTTCCTCTACCTGAGGCAGGTGAGTGTGCTGCGTGGCCACGCCCCTCTGCGTTGTTACAGTTGGACATCACACCCCCTCCAGGAGTAACTTAGACTCCAGAGTGGTACTGCATGTTCTCACCTCATTGGTACCCAACATGACTGCAGCATTGATTAAAACCTTGAATAGTTTGTCCTTGGTTGCTCATGTTCCTTTTTTGGGGTTTTTGCTTGACGATTATTGACCAATAGAAACGCCCAAGTGCAGCTGTCATCATAGCCTCGCTCCAGTCAGCACTCCACTGGGGGGCTGCTTGCACCTCACACTgatttgatgtgtgtttttgtctgtgatcCTGATGTAGAGTTCACACGGTGCTGAAACAGACCTAATCCCCTTCCCCTGTCCCCCAGACACCCTGTCCTGCACTCTTGGTACCTCTGGTGAGCTGAGTTGCTTGTTTTGTTGCAGATAATGGGCTTCTCCCCTGAGAGTGTTGCAGCTTTTATCGCTGTCCTTGGGCTGCTTTCCATCGTCGCTCAGGTCAGTCGGCGGCTTGCTGGCACTCTCCTGTCTGCAGACCAGAGATCTGTCCCTCTGATTTCTGAATGAATGCCTTTCCTTTGTTCAGAGGGAATCCGTTACAGATTAACAGCTGATTCGGTGGGCCTCTGCTCTCTTGCAGACTGTGGTGCTGAGTTTTCTCATGCGCTCCATCGGGAACAAGAACACCATTTTACTGGGCCTGGGCTTTCAGATCCTGCAGCTGGCCTGGTACGGCTTCGGATCAGAACCATGGTGGGTAGCGTGTTCACAGCGGCGCTGATTGGGCGACTGGGGTAGCAGTAAGGCAGAGTAGTTAATGAGTAGGACTTTtgacccagaggttgctggtttgattcccagatgggccactgctgttgttccctttggcaaagtacttaaccgGAAATGCCTTGGCtgtataaattacattacattacattattgccatttagcagacgttcttatccagagtgacttccataggttacagtttttacatgatacccatttatacaactggatatttactga from Megalops cyprinoides isolate fMegCyp1 chromosome 20, fMegCyp1.pri, whole genome shotgun sequence encodes:
- the LOC118795280 gene encoding hippocampus abundant transcript 1 protein-like, translated to MTQGKKKRPNRSLLLVKKIIIKDGGTPQGIGSPSVYHAVIVIFLEFFAWGLLTAPTLVVLHETFPKHTFLMNGLIQGVKGLLSFLSAPLIGALSDVWGRKSFLLLTVFFTCAPIPLMKISPWWYFAVISVSGVFAVTFSVVFAYVADITQEHERSMAYGLVSATFAGSLVTSPAIGAYLGRAYGDSLVVVLASAIAMLDICFILVAVPESLPEKMRPASWGAPISWEQADPFASLRKVGQDPTVLLICITVFLSYLPEAGQYSSFFLYLRQIMGFSPESVAAFIAVLGLLSIVAQTVVLSFLMRSIGNKNTILLGLGFQILQLAWYGFGSEPWMMWAAGAVAAMSSITFPAVSALVSRTADPDQQGVGQGMITGIRGLCNGLGPAFYGFVFYIFHVELEEAPVTETVTTVRSLLQQEAAGIPGPPFLFGACSVLLALLVALFIPDHPYLPPRSGSWKKHDSPHEHPHSPQHPPGEAKEPLLQDTGV